The following are from one region of the Rosettibacter firmus genome:
- the rnr gene encoding ribonuclease R, producing the protein MKKKIKSFFKSNPFLKIKTKDLAERLGIYDNFQYAELKHYLHNLTEEGYLEKYGKYYQLNRYGTEKLIGVLQIISRGDYGFVVLKNQNIKDVFIAGKNLNTAFDGDLVEVKLFQKRKGKNIEGTIVNVIERSRKEITGILQKSNSFYFVIPDDKKIHRDIYISSKNLNGAKSGDKVVVGNIKWVSPELNPEGKIIEVLGKAGTFDVEIASIAREFELPYKFPESVLKEVEKISEEIPQSEIKKRIDLRDKIVFTIDPEDAKDFDDAVSVEKLDNGNLLLGIHIADVSHYVKENSATYKEALKRGTSVYLVGKVIPMLPEKLSNQICSLIPGRDRLTFSVFAEVTQSGKVVNYEIKKSIINSKRRFTYDEVQKIIDEGKGEFYEQISLLNKIAKILREKRIKKGSINFFSPEVVFKLDKNGKPIEINIKKVGESHNLIEELMLLANQIIATHVKPKKGAEEYPFVYRVHDQPDKEKIDEFARFVRSLGYSFDPNSSNKSKEFQKLLDSVKGTEEEAVVNEVAIRSMAKAIYSTKNIGHYGLGFKYYTHFTSPIRRFPDLIVHNLIYNFLENKMEKKYNIEELEKICQHASERERTAVDAERLSVKLKQIEFLKGKVGERFQGIVSGITNFGIFVELSQTLAEGLIRYRDMEDDYYVFDEKNYSIFGKRTGRRIRLGDKVNVKLIRVDEEKREIDFALIN; encoded by the coding sequence ATGAAGAAAAAAATTAAGTCATTCTTTAAAAGTAATCCATTTCTCAAAATCAAAACAAAAGATTTAGCTGAAAGACTCGGCATTTACGATAACTTTCAATATGCCGAGCTAAAACATTATTTACATAATTTAACAGAAGAAGGATATCTCGAAAAATACGGTAAGTATTATCAGCTTAATCGATATGGTACCGAGAAATTAATTGGCGTTTTACAGATAATTTCTCGAGGAGACTATGGCTTTGTTGTTTTAAAAAATCAAAACATCAAAGATGTCTTTATTGCAGGGAAAAATCTTAATACAGCCTTCGATGGTGATCTTGTCGAAGTAAAACTTTTCCAAAAAAGAAAAGGAAAAAACATCGAAGGTACAATTGTAAATGTAATTGAACGAAGTAGAAAAGAAATAACTGGAATACTTCAAAAAAGTAATTCATTTTATTTTGTTATTCCTGATGATAAAAAAATTCATAGAGATATTTACATTTCATCAAAAAATTTAAATGGTGCTAAATCTGGAGACAAAGTTGTTGTTGGTAATATCAAATGGGTATCTCCCGAATTAAATCCAGAAGGAAAAATAATAGAAGTTCTTGGTAAAGCAGGTACTTTTGATGTTGAAATAGCATCCATTGCTCGCGAATTTGAACTTCCATATAAATTTCCAGAATCTGTCTTAAAAGAAGTTGAAAAAATTTCTGAGGAAATACCACAATCTGAAATTAAAAAACGAATTGATTTAAGAGATAAAATAGTTTTTACAATTGATCCCGAAGATGCTAAAGATTTTGATGATGCTGTATCGGTTGAAAAATTAGATAATGGAAATTTGTTACTCGGAATTCATATTGCAGATGTAAGTCACTATGTTAAAGAAAATTCTGCAACATATAAAGAAGCTCTAAAACGAGGGACAAGTGTTTATCTTGTTGGAAAAGTTATTCCAATGCTTCCCGAAAAATTATCAAATCAAATTTGCTCACTTATTCCTGGAAGAGATAGACTAACTTTCTCTGTTTTTGCCGAAGTTACTCAATCTGGCAAGGTTGTTAATTATGAAATTAAAAAATCAATTATAAATAGTAAGCGAAGATTTACCTACGATGAAGTCCAGAAAATTATTGACGAAGGTAAAGGTGAATTTTACGAACAAATTTCTCTATTAAATAAAATTGCAAAAATTTTAAGAGAAAAAAGAATAAAGAAAGGCAGTATAAACTTTTTTAGCCCTGAAGTTGTCTTTAAACTGGATAAAAATGGAAAACCTATAGAAATAAATATAAAGAAAGTCGGAGAAAGCCATAATTTAATTGAAGAGCTTATGTTATTGGCAAATCAAATAATTGCTACACATGTTAAGCCTAAAAAAGGAGCTGAGGAATATCCTTTTGTATACCGTGTACATGATCAACCTGATAAAGAAAAAATTGATGAATTTGCAAGATTCGTTCGTTCTCTGGGATATTCTTTTGATCCTAATAGTTCAAATAAATCTAAAGAATTTCAGAAATTACTTGATAGTGTTAAAGGTACAGAAGAAGAAGCAGTTGTAAACGAAGTAGCTATTCGTTCTATGGCAAAGGCAATTTATTCAACAAAAAATATTGGACATTATGGACTCGGTTTTAAGTATTATACACATTTTACTTCGCCAATTAGAAGATTCCCTGATTTAATTGTTCACAATCTTATTTACAATTTCTTAGAAAACAAAATGGAGAAAAAATATAATATTGAAGAATTGGAAAAAATTTGTCAACATGCATCCGAACGTGAAAGAACAGCAGTTGATGCAGAAAGATTATCTGTTAAACTGAAACAAATTGAATTTCTCAAAGGTAAAGTTGGTGAAAGATTTCAGGGAATTGTATCTGGAATTACTAATTTTGGAATTTTTGTTGAACTCAGTCAAACACTTGCAGAAGGTTTAATAAGATATCGTGATATGGAAGATGATTATTATGTATTCGATGAAAAAAATTATTCAATATTTGGTAAAAGAACAGGTCGTAGAATTCGCCTTGGAGATAAAGTAAATGTAAAATTAATTCGTGTAGACGAAGAAAAAAGAGAAATCGATTTTGCTCTGATCAATTAA
- a CDS encoding peptidase MA family metallohydrolase — MQKFILLIVTNLIITCSLFAQFGQNRVQYKNHEWFYIQTKHFDIYFAKGGERIAEFTAAVAEDALLKLQQDFNYEINNRIILVVYNSHNDFQETNITDEYLGQGVGGFTEPFKNRVVFPFEGSYEKFRHVIHHELVHAVMQDMYFGGSIQNVISKGITLQLPHWFMEGSAEYFSQGWETYTDMFIRNAIISESLPDINQLTGYLGYRGGQSVFKYIADTYGRQKLGELINKIQGLGSLESALKSSIGIDFEELNERWKKSLKKEYWPDIAKYQDPDEFAKRLTDNKKSYGFYNTSPAISPQGDKIAFISDRDIFLDVYIMDAITGKVIKKIVESGKTTDFEELTVLHPLITWSPDNIRIALSTKKAGYDVITIINTNNQESYDLPFKFDGIESVDWSRDGDKLVFNAHNSIQSDIYIYNFKTNELINITNDIFSDTDPVWTPDSKKIIFASDRGDITNPSLLNSDFLMSNHNYKQLDLYAIDVETRVITRITDWQLSNERFPVVSPDGKEILFISDQNGINNIYKKSIEILNSPDNKSLTEIKAFPITNSLSEISQPSITYDGKKLVFTALYKLGYNIFMLNNPFEMNPIADSLEPTKYMTLLKTKKDTTPALFTSEKDTTKIDSIKIASRTESEEKADSTSIEGRKFFVGQYIGHKEDQKDSTKTDYSRYIFGATDEESDSARIAKRNQLFTEKLDEKGNFLVNRYKVNFSPDLIYANAGYSTLYGLQGTTILAFSDILGNHRLIGITSLQIDIKNSDYGLAYYYLEKRLDFGIEGFHTARFLYRTSFFGYDLYRFRNFGLVTSFSYPFNRFYRLDGSLSLMSVTAENLDNIFEPIDKSTYLVPALSFVHDNTLDGYTSPIEGTRYNLTVFGDPGLSRKQQSFYSINYDYRKYYRFFFDYSFAVRLSGGYSGGANPQRFFIGGTENWINRSFATQDIPIQNASDFAFLSPAMPLRGYDYAEQIGTKYSLLNLELRMPLIRYLVTGPLPLLFQNILGVAFLDAGSAWNNTQKLKLFGRNQENSLITQDLLIGTGFGFRIYMLFLWKIDIAWKWNLDKFSTPRYYISIGMDF; from the coding sequence ATGCAAAAGTTTATTCTTTTAATTGTGACTAACTTAATTATAACCTGCTCACTTTTTGCACAATTTGGGCAGAACAGAGTTCAATATAAAAATCATGAATGGTTTTATATTCAAACTAAACATTTTGATATATACTTTGCAAAAGGTGGCGAAAGAATTGCTGAATTTACTGCTGCTGTGGCAGAAGATGCTCTTCTTAAACTTCAACAGGATTTTAATTACGAAATTAATAATAGAATAATTCTTGTAGTATACAACTCACATAATGATTTTCAAGAAACCAATATAACCGATGAATATCTTGGTCAGGGTGTTGGTGGATTTACCGAACCATTTAAAAATCGAGTTGTCTTCCCTTTCGAAGGTTCTTATGAAAAATTTAGACATGTTATTCATCACGAACTTGTTCATGCTGTTATGCAGGATATGTACTTTGGTGGATCAATTCAGAATGTAATTTCTAAAGGAATAACATTACAACTTCCCCACTGGTTTATGGAAGGAAGCGCAGAATATTTTTCGCAGGGCTGGGAAACTTATACTGACATGTTTATTCGAAATGCAATTATTAGCGAATCTCTTCCAGATATTAATCAATTAACTGGATATCTTGGCTATCGCGGAGGTCAATCTGTTTTTAAATATATCGCGGATACTTATGGACGACAAAAATTAGGTGAACTTATTAATAAAATTCAGGGACTCGGTTCACTTGAATCTGCTCTAAAATCTTCAATTGGAATAGACTTCGAAGAATTAAATGAACGATGGAAAAAAAGCCTTAAAAAGGAATACTGGCCAGATATTGCAAAGTATCAGGATCCAGATGAATTTGCAAAAAGATTAACTGACAACAAAAAATCTTATGGCTTTTATAATACAAGTCCCGCAATTTCACCACAGGGAGATAAAATTGCATTTATTTCAGATAGAGATATTTTTCTTGATGTTTATATAATGGATGCAATAACTGGTAAAGTTATTAAAAAAATTGTTGAAAGTGGTAAAACTACAGACTTTGAAGAATTAACTGTTCTTCATCCATTAATTACATGGTCTCCAGATAATATTAGAATTGCACTTTCAACTAAAAAAGCTGGCTACGATGTAATAACAATCATAAATACAAATAATCAAGAAAGTTACGATTTACCATTTAAATTCGATGGCATTGAATCAGTTGACTGGTCACGCGATGGCGATAAATTAGTATTTAATGCACATAACTCAATCCAATCAGATATCTACATATACAATTTCAAAACAAATGAACTAATAAATATTACAAACGATATTTTTAGCGATACCGATCCAGTATGGACTCCAGATTCAAAAAAAATCATATTCGCTTCAGATAGAGGAGATATCACTAATCCATCGTTGCTGAATTCAGACTTTCTTATGAGCAACCACAATTATAAACAATTAGATCTTTATGCAATTGATGTTGAAACCAGAGTAATTACAAGAATAACCGACTGGCAACTAAGCAATGAAAGATTTCCTGTAGTATCTCCAGATGGTAAAGAAATTTTATTTATTTCAGATCAAAATGGAATAAACAATATTTACAAAAAGTCAATAGAGATTTTAAATTCACCAGATAATAAATCACTTACAGAAATAAAAGCATTCCCTATTACAAATTCGTTAAGCGAAATTAGTCAACCTTCAATTACTTATGATGGAAAGAAACTTGTTTTTACTGCTTTATACAAACTTGGCTATAACATTTTTATGTTAAATAATCCATTTGAAATGAATCCTATTGCAGATTCACTGGAGCCAACAAAATATATGACTTTGCTAAAAACAAAAAAAGATACAACACCTGCTCTGTTTACTTCTGAAAAAGATACGACAAAAATTGATTCAATAAAAATTGCTTCAAGAACAGAATCAGAAGAAAAAGCTGATTCTACCAGTATTGAAGGAAGAAAATTTTTTGTTGGACAATATATTGGTCATAAAGAAGATCAAAAAGATTCTACAAAAACAGATTATAGTCGTTATATATTTGGAGCAACAGATGAAGAAAGTGACAGTGCAAGAATAGCAAAACGGAATCAACTCTTCACCGAAAAGTTAGATGAAAAAGGAAACTTCCTTGTTAATCGATACAAAGTAAATTTTTCACCTGATTTAATTTATGCTAATGCTGGATATAGCACTCTCTATGGTTTACAGGGAACAACAATACTTGCATTTAGTGATATACTGGGTAATCATAGATTAATTGGAATTACCAGTTTACAAATTGACATTAAAAATAGTGATTACGGATTAGCTTATTATTATCTCGAAAAAAGATTAGACTTTGGAATAGAAGGATTTCATACTGCAAGATTTTTATACAGAACTTCATTCTTTGGATACGATTTATATCGTTTCAGAAATTTTGGCTTAGTAACTTCTTTTAGTTATCCATTTAATAGATTTTATCGACTCGACGGTTCTTTAAGTCTTATGAGTGTAACAGCAGAAAATCTTGATAACATTTTTGAACCTATAGATAAATCAACTTATCTTGTCCCTGCTTTAAGTTTTGTACACGATAATACTCTTGATGGATATACATCTCCAATCGAAGGAACACGATATAACTTAACTGTGTTTGGAGATCCCGGATTATCTCGAAAGCAACAGAGCTTTTATTCAATAAATTATGACTATAGAAAATATTATCGTTTCTTCTTTGATTATTCATTTGCTGTAAGATTATCTGGAGGATATTCTGGAGGTGCAAATCCACAGAGATTTTTTATTGGTGGAACAGAAAACTGGATTAATAGAAGTTTTGCTACACAGGACATTCCAATTCAAAATGCATCTGATTTTGCATTTTTATCTCCTGCTATGCCTTTGCGTGGTTACGATTATGCTGAACAAATTGGAACTAAATATTCATTGCTTAACTTAGAACTTCGTATGCCTTTAATTAGATATTTAGTTACAGGTCCACTCCCTCTTCTATTTCAGAATATACTCGGTGTAGCATTTCTCGATGCAGGTTCTGCCTGGAATAATACACAAAAATTAAAACTTTTTGGCAGAAATCAAGAAAATAGTTTAATAACTCAAGATTTATTAATTGGAACTGGTTTTGGTTTCAGAATATATATGTTATTCTTATGGAAAATTGATATTGCCTGGAAATGGAATTTAGATAAATTTTCTACTCCAAGATATTATATCTCAATAGGTATGGACTTTTAA
- a CDS encoding FmdB family zinc ribbon protein: MPTYDYKCLDCGYIFEEFQNMTDSPLTVCPKCKGQLKRLIGAGAGPIFKGTGFYHTDYKMKNNNTSNNSGKK; the protein is encoded by the coding sequence ATGCCAACTTATGATTATAAATGTTTAGACTGTGGTTATATTTTCGAAGAATTTCAGAATATGACAGATTCCCCGTTAACTGTATGTCCAAAATGTAAAGGGCAATTAAAGAGGTTAATAGGAGCAGGTGCTGGACCAATTTTTAAAGGCACCGGTTTTTATCATACAGATTATAAAATGAAGAATAATAACACTTCTAATAATTCAGGGAAGAAGTAG
- a CDS encoding ribose-phosphate diphosphokinase produces METEPLIFSGSANPELTKKICKYLKLPEGKVYIKRFNDGEIWTKFIDNVRGQDVYIVQPTQPPAENLMELLIMLDAAKRASAKRVTAVLPYFGYARQDRKDQPRVSISAKLVANLITVAGADRVITMDLHAAQIQGFFDIPFDHLYASPIFTPLFKGKIKNLVVASPDVGGIKLARSYANRLNAGLVVIDKKRAKHNEVAEMNLIGDVDGKNVLIVDDLIDTGGTIVKAVEKLKENGAKEIYGAITHPLLSGDAIEKIDQSPITKLYVTDSIPLKEKSKKIVVKSASSLLAEAIIRSNRNQSISSLFDIDKDKI; encoded by the coding sequence TTGGAAACAGAACCATTAATTTTCTCTGGTAGTGCAAATCCAGAATTAACAAAAAAAATTTGCAAGTACCTTAAATTACCAGAAGGAAAAGTTTATATTAAAAGATTTAATGATGGTGAAATCTGGACAAAATTTATTGATAATGTACGTGGCCAGGATGTATACATTGTTCAACCCACGCAACCGCCAGCAGAGAATTTAATGGAATTATTAATAATGCTCGATGCTGCTAAAAGAGCATCAGCAAAGCGTGTTACTGCTGTTCTTCCATATTTTGGTTATGCACGACAGGATCGCAAAGATCAACCAAGAGTATCAATTTCTGCAAAGTTAGTTGCTAACTTAATTACTGTGGCGGGTGCAGATAGAGTAATTACTATGGATTTACATGCAGCTCAAATACAGGGATTTTTTGATATTCCATTTGATCATCTTTATGCGTCACCAATTTTTACACCTTTATTTAAAGGTAAAATCAAAAATCTTGTAGTTGCATCACCTGATGTTGGTGGAATAAAACTGGCTCGTTCTTATGCAAATAGATTAAATGCAGGTTTAGTTGTAATAGATAAAAAGAGAGCAAAACATAACGAAGTTGCAGAAATGAATTTAATTGGTGATGTCGATGGTAAAAACGTATTGATTGTTGATGATTTAATCGATACAGGTGGTACAATAGTTAAAGCTGTTGAAAAATTAAAAGAAAATGGAGCAAAAGAAATTTATGGAGCAATTACACATCCACTATTATCAGGAGATGCAATAGAAAAAATAGATCAATCACCAATTACAAAATTGTATGTTACAGATAGTATTCCATTAAAAGAAAAATCAAAAAAAATAGTTGTAAAATCTGCTTCTTCGCTATTAGCCGAAGCCATAATTAGGTCTAATAGAAATCAATCAATAAGTTCGCTTTTTGATATAGATAAAGATAAAATTTAG
- a CDS encoding 50S ribosomal protein L25 — MLEISIKAKRRTISTKSVVNKLRKAGNVPGIYYSKGTEPVPIYVPELSLRPLVYTSETHIVNLTIDDSEPIKTILKDYQLDPVTDRIIHCDFMGISLDQKIELEVPVVIQGTAIGIKEGGLLQHQMHRLKIECLPNNIPEHIVVDISNLKIGESIHVKDLKLENIRILHHEDVIIASVIHQRAAVEVEQPVESEETQKEPEVIAKGKVEKEE; from the coding sequence ATGTTAGAAATAAGTATTAAAGCAAAAAGAAGAACCATATCAACAAAAAGTGTGGTTAATAAATTAAGAAAAGCAGGAAATGTTCCGGGTATTTATTATTCCAAAGGAACTGAGCCAGTTCCAATTTATGTTCCAGAATTATCATTAAGACCTCTTGTTTATACTTCAGAAACACACATTGTTAATTTAACAATTGATGATTCTGAACCAATAAAAACAATATTAAAAGATTATCAACTTGATCCTGTAACCGACAGAATAATACACTGTGATTTTATGGGAATCTCTCTAGATCAAAAAATAGAATTAGAAGTACCTGTTGTTATTCAGGGAACCGCAATTGGTATTAAAGAGGGTGGTTTATTGCAACATCAAATGCATAGACTTAAAATTGAATGTCTTCCCAATAATATTCCAGAACATATTGTTGTTGATATATCAAATTTAAAAATTGGTGAATCTATTCATGTTAAAGATCTAAAGCTTGAAAATATAAGAATACTTCACCATGAAGATGTTATTATAGCATCTGTTATACATCAAAGAGCTGCTGTTGAAGTTGAACAGCCTGTAGAGAGTGAAGAAACTCAAAAAGAACCCGAAGTAATTGCTAAAGGTAAAGTTGAAAAAGAGGAATAA
- the pth gene encoding aminoacyl-tRNA hydrolase — protein MYSVVGLGNPGKKYELTRHNIGFIILDRFAEKHNLHFKKKSSYYYVEGTTGSSTFFLIKPTTYMNLSGIAVQEFLSENKVEMENLLVVVDDVNLDLGKIRLRKTGSDGGHNGIKSIINYLQSNQFPRLRFGIGKDFKKDEMADYVLSEFTEDEFQEINNSINFSVELIEKFTLGGYKLMSDYYSVTNKKIL, from the coding sequence TTGTATTCGGTTGTAGGCCTGGGCAATCCCGGCAAAAAATATGAATTGACAAGACATAACATTGGGTTTATAATACTGGATAGATTCGCTGAAAAACACAATCTTCACTTTAAAAAAAAATCTAGTTATTATTATGTGGAAGGTACGACCGGATCTTCCACGTTTTTTTTGATAAAACCTACTACTTATATGAACTTGAGTGGCATTGCAGTTCAAGAATTTTTATCCGAAAACAAAGTAGAAATGGAAAATCTTTTAGTTGTAGTCGATGATGTAAATCTTGATTTAGGTAAAATTAGATTAAGAAAAACAGGTAGCGATGGTGGACACAATGGGATAAAATCAATAATTAATTATCTTCAAAGCAATCAATTCCCCCGCTTAAGATTTGGTATAGGAAAAGATTTCAAGAAAGATGAAATGGCAGACTATGTCTTAAGTGAATTTACAGAAGATGAATTTCAAGAAATTAATAACAGTATAAACTTTTCTGTAGAACTTATAGAAAAATTTACTTTGGGTGGTTATAAATTAATGTCTGATTACTATAGTGTTACAAACAAGAAGATTTTATGA
- the rpsF gene encoding 30S ribosomal protein S6 produces the protein MRTKSYESVVILNAALEDEQIEATISRLQEFITTHGGEIFDIDRWGRKRLAYPIQKAKSGYYVIFRFNAPTNLISILERNYRLDENIIRYLTVTLDKFALEAIKKQKEASKSEEQSSEEVINSNNESIE, from the coding sequence ATGCGTACAAAAAGTTATGAAAGTGTTGTAATATTAAATGCAGCACTTGAAGACGAACAAATTGAAGCAACCATTTCACGGTTGCAGGAATTTATCACCACACACGGTGGTGAAATATTTGATATTGACAGATGGGGCCGTAAGCGTTTGGCTTATCCTATTCAAAAAGCAAAGAGCGGATATTATGTAATTTTCCGTTTTAATGCACCTACAAATCTAATCAGTATACTTGAAAGAAATTACAGATTAGATGAAAATATAATACGCTATTTAACAGTAACATTAGATAAGTTTGCATTAGAAGCAATTAAAAAACAAAAAGAAGCTTCCAAATCTGAAGAGCAATCTTCAGAAGAAGTTATAAATTCAAATAACGAAAGTATCGAATAA
- a CDS encoding single-stranded DNA-binding protein, whose product MAELKMPELNSVIVAGNLTKDPVFRQTSNNTPVVNFHIAANRRYKDSNNQWQEDVCYVGVVAWNKLADSCRDRLKKGSAVLIDGELQSRTFKTEDGKNRTIVEIKAKRIQFLNKFNKSQNNGENNDVVAESDDSDYEDNSFDKFLTDEESDLMKDNK is encoded by the coding sequence ATGGCTGAATTAAAGATGCCAGAACTAAACAGTGTAATAGTAGCAGGAAACTTAACAAAAGATCCTGTATTCAGACAAACATCAAATAACACACCTGTAGTTAATTTCCACATAGCAGCTAATAGAAGATACAAAGACAGCAACAACCAATGGCAAGAAGATGTTTGCTATGTAGGGGTTGTTGCATGGAACAAATTAGCTGATAGTTGTAGAGATCGCCTCAAGAAAGGCAGTGCTGTTTTAATTGATGGTGAATTACAAAGTAGAACATTTAAAACAGAAGATGGAAAAAACAGAACAATTGTTGAAATCAAAGCAAAGAGAATTCAATTTCTGAACAAATTTAATAAATCACAGAACAATGGAGAGAATAACGACGTTGTTGCTGAGAGTGATGATTCAGATTATGAAGATAATTCATTCGACAAATTCTTGACCGATGAAGAATCTGATCTGATGAAAGATAACAAATAA
- the rpsR gene encoding 30S ribosomal protein S18: MKSTKKIKRIIEGYIDYKDAKQLQKFITDQGKIIPRRITGLSAKQHRQLVRAIKRARHLAILPFVAEAVK; encoded by the coding sequence ATGAAAAGTACAAAAAAAATAAAAAGAATTATTGAAGGTTATATCGACTACAAAGATGCCAAGCAACTCCAGAAATTTATTACGGATCAGGGGAAGATAATTCCCCGCCGTATTACTGGATTAAGTGCTAAACAACATCGTCAGTTAGTCAGAGCAATAAAAAGAGCTCGTCACCTTGCAATTCTACCTTTCGTTGCAGAAGCTGTTAAGTAA